GAAAATGGAGCGGACGCGCACGTAGGAGTTCTGAAGGTAGGGAGCCGTGTCCCCCTGGAGGGCCAGCATTTTGTCCCAGTTGAATACGTAGTCCGTCATCCGGTTCTGGGAGAGTTCCGCAAATTTCACGGCGCCGATGCCGACGATTTCCGAAACGCGCTTTTTTTCCTCTTCCGGCATGTCCGCGCTTTTTTCCTCCACTACGCGGGCGGCCCGTTCAATGGCTTCATCCAGCACATCCTGAAGGGAAACGGTATCCCCGGACCGCGTCTTGAAGGGTTTGCGGTCGTCGCCGAGAATGGAGCCGAACGCAATGTGGCGGTAATCCCCCTCCATGCCGCGGCGGCGCTGGGCGGAGAAGATCTGGCGGAAATGAAGCGCCTGAGGAGCGCCTACCACGTACCAGATGGAGTCCGCGCCCCAGGTCCTGATCCGGTGGTCCAGCGTGGCCAGGTCCGTCGTGGCGTAAAGGAAACCGCCGTCCGCCTTCCGGATAATGCAGGGATTGGCGCGCCATTCGCCCTTTTCCTGAACCAGGAAGGGGTCTTCATTCGGCGGAACGGAGCCGTCGGAAAATACGCAGATGGCTCCGTCGCTTTCCCGGGCCATTCCGGCGGCGATCATGCCGTCCACCAGCGGAGCCAGGGCGTCGTTGTAAAAGCTTTCCCCCAGCCAGTAGTCAAAGTGGATGTCAAGCTGGTCGTAAATCCTGGAAAGACCGGATTTGGAGACCTCCACGCAACGCTTCCAGATGGCGAGGTTTTCTTCGTCCCCGGCCTGGAGCTTCACCAGCTCCGCCTTGCAGGTATCCAGCAGTTCCGGCTTTTCCTTGCACATCAGGTTCACGTCCTTGTACACCCGCAGCAGCTCATCAATGGGGTTGGCCTCCAGGGCCTGTTCATCCAGAATGTTTTTCCAGCCCCACAGGATCATGCCGAACTGGGTTCCCCAGTCGCCGATGTGGTTGTCCGTAATGACCTTGTGGCCTACAAAGCGGGCTACGCGGGAAAGGGCGTCGCCGATGATGGTGGAACGGATGTGGCCCACATGCATCGGCTTGGCGACGTTGGGCGCGGAAAAGTCGATCACGATCGTTTTGGGGTCCCGCACCTGCTCCACGCCCAGCCGTTCGTCCGCCAGCATGGCAAGCAGGCGCGAGGCGTAAAATTCCGGCTTGATGCGGAAATTGATGAAGCCCGGTCCGGCGATTTCCAGTGAGCAGACATCGTCCTCCCCCGCCTGGTCGACCACCTGCTGGGCGAGCGCGCGGGGATTCGTTCGGCACTGCTTGGCCAGAACCATGGCGGCGTTGCTCTGGTAGTCCCCGAAGCGCAAGTCCGCGGACGGAGCCACGGTGGCGCGAAAATCGGCGGGAAGGTCCGCCCCCAATACCGCCTTCAATGCGGCCGATAACTTTTCTTCAAGTATTCCGGGTATGGTCATGTCTGCTCAGATGAACGGACATTCCACCTCCATAGTCAAGGCGCAACTGTCATCAAGACATATCTTTTCCAGTAAAAAGAACACGTTGCGGCACTCGCCCCCGCCATCCGGCCGATCCGGGCATGAAACGCCCAAACCGGCCTGTTTTCTCAGATCATTTTAAAAGGACCTCATTCTGGAAGATTTCAGCCAGTCTTCCATTTTTTTGGAGGCTTTAGCCTCCCTGTTCACGTTGCCTTCCGGCGCGGCCTTCGGCGAGAAGGCCCTTGCCAGAACCGATGCCAGTTTGTTCTTTACGTTCATCATGTTTTTCTATCAGGTTTGAACCCCTTGGAACAGGAAGCGTTCAGTGAGGAACCGCACCGTTCCCGCGGGGAACGGCGCCTACTTATTGTACAAGATACATTTATAGCAATAGAAAAAATTCCTCCTTTTGTCATACTTATAACGATAAGCCGGAGAGAAATGACAACCGGCTAATCAAGAGACGATTCCAGAAGACGGCTTTCCCTAGCGGCCTCCTCGCTGAACGGCTTGCCTATCTTTTTCATTTCCGCTTCCACCCTCCGGTGTGACGAGTTGTCCTCCATCATATCGTCCACGGAACGCTTCAGGGAAGCCAGGTTGGACGTATACAGCTTCCGACGGTCCGCCGTACGGGACAGGAGAACGCCCTTCCGGTCAAACAGGACTAGAACGGTATAAACGTCTCCATTTTTGCCTCCGGCGATCAGCCCCACGCCAAACAGGGGGATATTGCCCACCAGATTGTTTTTCGCCTTCCGGTAGCGGTACGTCCACAGCACTCCCTTTTCCATCTCCAGCACGTCGGAAGGCTGCCCCAGTGTCTCGTAAACGTCGGCCTTGGTGGCCCTGCCCGGCTTCAGTCCTTCATAGCTTGAAGCGGAAGCCACCGCCTTGTTCCCGTAAGTCACGGAACAGGCCGCCAGCACCAGGCCGCCGGCGGCCACGCATGGAAGAACCGCGTAAAGATTTCTCATGACGGCAACGGTACGCCGTCCCGCCGCCAAGTCAATCACCCGCGCAGCCATTCACAACAACATCTTCCCGGACGGCGGAAAGGCAGGAAATGCCGAGCCGCTGCCGGGACGGTCTAATTTTCCCCGAATTCGTACTTTTCCGTCTTCCAGAGAAACATCCTGCGGTACACATGGTATTCCGTCAGGCAAAGAATCGGCATCCCGATGATGCCGATGAAGGGCAGCAGCCGGAACAGGTGGCGGCACAGAAAGAGGAATACCATCAGGAAGCTTTCCCGGAATACGGTCATGTACAGGGAATAGGGGTCAATGAGCGTCCGCTTGTACAGGGATGAGGCCAGGAGAGGCCCCAGAATGGGGATGATCCCCAGAAACACCACGGCCCCGAAGGTCCACCAGGTACGCCGGGAAATGTAGGTGTCATAAATGTCCACGGACCGTTCCCCCTGGAGCACGGCCTTCCCGCACGCCGGGCATTTCTGCAGCAGGGTGGGTTCCTTCAGCGGCTCCCCGCAGTAAAAGCACCTGCGGAAGCTACGCAGGGCTTCTTCATGCCTGATTCTTCCGGATTCCGGCACCACTTTCCGGAGACGGGAATACCCGAGCCAGTTCAGGGCGCGGGGAAAGGGATTCGGCGCTCCGCATTTGGGACAGTGGAGGCCGCAGGGATACATCACGGTACCGCATTCCGGACACACGATGCGGTGCCTGTATTCCCTTCTCTTGCAGAAATGGAACATGGCCCACATGCCCGCGCCGCCCAGAATGGCCAGGAGAATCACCACCCCGGGATACAGGAGGGAATACGCCACCAGGTACTCCGACCAGGAATGGTCCGAATGATGCATGAGGGATTCCGGCCGTATGGGATTCTGCTCCACGTCGGGAAGCTGGCTCACATATCTTTCCCCCATGTCCCTCAGCGGCCCCGCGGGGAGCCATTGTTGTATGGGATAGGGTTCTCTCATGATCGGATGTGC
This genomic stretch from Akkermansia biwaensis harbors:
- the argS gene encoding arginine--tRNA ligase, translating into MTIPGILEEKLSAALKAVLGADLPADFRATVAPSADLRFGDYQSNAAMVLAKQCRTNPRALAQQVVDQAGEDDVCSLEIAGPGFINFRIKPEFYASRLLAMLADERLGVEQVRDPKTIVIDFSAPNVAKPMHVGHIRSTIIGDALSRVARFVGHKVITDNHIGDWGTQFGMILWGWKNILDEQALEANPIDELLRVYKDVNLMCKEKPELLDTCKAELVKLQAGDEENLAIWKRCVEVSKSGLSRIYDQLDIHFDYWLGESFYNDALAPLVDGMIAAGMARESDGAICVFSDGSVPPNEDPFLVQEKGEWRANPCIIRKADGGFLYATTDLATLDHRIRTWGADSIWYVVGAPQALHFRQIFSAQRRRGMEGDYRHIAFGSILGDDRKPFKTRSGDTVSLQDVLDEAIERAARVVEEKSADMPEEEKKRVSEIVGIGAVKFAELSQNRMTDYVFNWDKMLALQGDTAPYLQNSYVRVRSIFRKLDGAPLDWTAPVELSRDAEIHLARLLARYGEVVPQVLDDCRPNVLAAYLFDLARAFHSFYEACPVLKSEGAVRHSRLALCELTARTLEHGLGLLGIRVPDRM